The Chitiniphilus purpureus sequence TTCTGCAAGGCCCTCGCTGGCGCGGTGGACAACCGGTGCTCAACGACCGCATCGCCTGGATCAGCTGGCACGAGATCCGTCGTTCGGCTGCCGCGCTGCCATGCCGGGCAGGGCACTAGCCATGGCCCGCCGCATCCGTCCGCGGCCGCGTCAGCGCGGCACCTCGCTGGTGGAGCTGGCCGTGGTACTGCTGGTGATCGGCATCCTGCTCGGCGGCGCATTGGGACCGCTGCAGGCGCAGTGGCAGGCCATGCACGAACGGGAAACGCGCGTGTATCTGGACGCGGCCCGCGCCGCACTGCTCGGATTTCTGCTGCAGCACGGCCGCCTGCCCTGCCCGGCGCCAGCCGGAGCAACCGGCCCTGAAGCAGGTCATGAAGCGATCAGCGGTATGCATTGCCGCCATCCGGACGGGGCGTTGCCATGGCAGGCGCTCTCGCTGCCACGGCACGATGGCTGGGGGCGCCCGTTGCGCTATGCCGTCACACCCGGTTTTGCCGATCACGATTCCGCGACACCCGCCAACCTCCCGGGCTGCACCGTCGCCGGCCCCGGCGCGCGGGCGAGTTTCTCCTGGTGCACCACCGGGGCCCTCACGGTGCATGAAGCCGGCAGTGGCGCCGTGCTCGCGCCGAACGTCGCTGCGGTGCTGCTCTCGCATGGTGCCAATGGGGTGGTCGAAGACGCGGCCGGCGAGGCGGAAAACAACGACGGCGACACGCTTTTCGCCGCCGGGCCGCACGGCAGCGATGGCTTTGACGACCTGGTGAGCTGGCTGTCGCCCTACGCGCTGCATGAAGCACTGCTGCGGGCCGGCCGCCTGCCCTGACTTCCAACCCGCCCACCCAACCATGGAGTACACGCGATGTTTCTGCGATATACACGCCAGCAGGGTTTCACCCTGGTCGAACTTGCAACGGTCCTGGTCATCATCGGCCTGATCCTGGGTCTGGCCTTCAAGGGCAAGGACCTGGTCGACGGCGCCAAGGTCAAGAGTGCGCAGGCGGGCGCCAACAAGGTGCTGGCCGCGATGAATATCTACGCCGAGCGCTACGGCCGCTATCCGGGCGATGGCTGCAGCGCGGCCGAACCGCCCGGCGCAACCACGCCGGCCAACTGCAACGAGGCGCCCAATGGCAGCTACACCGCTGCCGAGGCCGCGCTGTTCATGCCGCTTCTGACCAACACACGCATCCTGTCGCACGCCGATGCCCGCACGCCGTTCGGCGCCAACTGGCAGGCCGGCGTAGGGCAGGCGGGCACGCAGACCCAGGCCAACGCGCTCTACCTCACCGCCGGCGCCGCCGCGCAGGTCGACCTGCGCTACGTCTGCGCAATGGACATGCAATACGACGATGGCGATCCGGCAGCCGGTAACATCCGCAGCGATGCCGGCAGCGGCGACGGGCCGGACCAGTACCGGGCCGGCGACGACTGCTGGAGCAACAAGACCAGTATGCAAAGCCTCAACATCCGGCTGCTGCCTTAGGGTGAATCGATCTTCCGGACATCCGAGGCATGGATCTGTGGGCCGGAGGGCTGCGCGAAACGCGGTGCAGCGAAGCGCCCCGCTTGCTGGAATCCGATGCGGCGGTCCGACTGGATACGCGGCGGCATGCGCCAGCGGTGACCACCGATGGATCGAGGACCCCGGCGGATCGCACACCTCCTGTTCACACCGGTCGGACCCTGGCCTCGCCGCGTCGACTGGCAAGGCATGTCGCGACCAGCGAGCAGCAGGCACCCTTGAGGGCTTCGCGCCGCGGATTGCGCTCAGGCGCTGCGATCGCTGCCAGCCAGCACCTCGCGCAGCAGCGGCACCGTGACCGGCCGCTGCCGCGACAATGCGTAGACATTGGCCCGCGCAAGCAATGCATTGAGTGTGGGCAGGTCGCGCGCGGCGTGGCGCAGCAGGTAGTCGGCGGCCTCATCGGCCAATTCGAACCCCAGCGACAGTGCGCGCCGGCGCAGGGCTGCGGCCTTGTCGGCATCGGACAGCGGCCGGAGCTGATACACCAGCCCCCAGCCCAGCCGGGTGGCCAGGTCATCGCGCAGCGGCAGCAGCATCGGCGGCAAGGCACCGGCGGCAAGCAGGCGCCCGCCACCCTCGCGCAGCGTGTTGTAGTGATCGAACAGGCGTATCTGCTGTGGGCCGGTCAGCTTGCCCACGTCGTCGACAATCAGCATGCCATCGGGTGCCAGGACATCGGGCAGCGGCTCCGGCGCCTGGATCACGCAGCCTGGACCACGCGCGGCCGCTGCGGCCAGCAGATAGGATTTGCCGACGCCGGGCTCGCCCCACAGATAGAGAAAACGGGGTTCGGGCGCCCCGGCCGCCCACTCGGCCAACATGAACAGCGGCTCGGCGTTGTCGCCGCGCACGAAACCCTCGAACGATGGCGGCGCAGGCAGCTGCAGATCGAGCACCAGCTGCTGCATCAGCGCATCCACCTTGCGCCATGGCCCGTCGGCATGCCGATGCCCCGACCACAGGCGGGCCGGTCGGGACGGGCAGACCGTGCACGACGGGTGATCAGGCGTTTCATCGAGGGATCGGGTAAACTACTGCGTTTTCAGTGAATTGCGGCGGCCATTCTAGCGGCAAAGCAGCCGCGCCGGCCACGCCCGTTCCGCATCATCCTCACGAGGCCTTCATGACCCCCTCCAGCCTGAGCTACCGTGATGCCGGCGTCGACATCGACGCGGGCGATCAACTCGTCGAAAACATCAAGCCGTTCGCCAAGCGGACGATGCGGCCGGAAGTGCTCTCCGGCATCGGCGGTTTCGGCGGCCTGATCGAGATCTCGAAGAAGTTCAAGGAGCCGGTGCTGGTCTCGGGCACCGACGGGGTGGGTACCAAGCTCAAGCTCGCTTTCGAATTGAACCGCCACGACACGGTCGGCCAGGATCTGGTGGCAATGAGCGTCAACGATATCCTGGTCCAGGGGGCCGAGCCGCTGTTTTTCCTCGACTACTTCGCCTGCGGCAAGCTGGACGTGAATACCGCCACCGAGGTGATCCGTGGCATTGCACTGGGCTGTGAACTGGCCGGCTGCGCACTGATCGGTGGCGAGACTGCCGAGATGCCGGGCATGTACCCGGTGGGCGAATACGATCTGGCCGGCTTTGCCGTGGGGGTGGTCGAGAAATCGCAGGTCATCACCGGCCGCACCATCACGCCGGGCGACGCAGTGCTGGGCCTTGCGTCCAGCGGCGCGCACTCGAACGGCTACAGCCTGATCCGCAAGATCCTGCATCTCACCGAGGCCGACTATGCTGCTGGCTTCGATGCGGGCCGCTCGCTGGCCGACGTGGTGATGGCGCCGACCCGGATCTACGTGAAGCCGTTGCTGAAGCTGATGGCGCAACTGCCGGTCAAGGGCATGGCCCACATCACCGGCGGCGGCATCACCGAGAATGTGCCGCGTGTGCTGCCGGACAACGTGGTGGCACAGATCGATGCCGGCAGCTGGGCGTTCCCCAAGCTGTTCCAATGGCTGCAGAAGGAAGGCAACGTGGCCACCGCCGAGATGTACCGCACCTTCAACTGCGGTGTTGGCATGGTGGTGATCGTCGCGGCCGAGCAGGCCGAACAGGCCGCCGCGTTGCTGGCCGCCGAGGGCGAGACCGTCTACCGCCTGGGCGTGGTGCGCGAGCGCGTCGGCGATGAACATCAGACGCAGATTGCCTGAAGCGCCTGCGCTTCAGGCGGTGAGGTGTGAGGAGAGCGGCGTGCGGGGTAAAACCACCGCACCGGCTTGGCAAGACCAGCGGCGAAGCCTCAGCCACCCTTTTGCGCACCTCACTCCTCACCTCTTTCCCCTCACTTTCCCATGACCAACATCGTCATCCTGATCTCCGGCCGTGGCAGCAATATGCAAGCCATCGTCAATGCCGCGATTCCTGAAGTGCGCGTTGCCGCCGTGATCGCCAACCGTGCCGACGCGGCCGGGCTGGCCTGGGCGGCGGCACGCGGCATTCCCACCGCCGTGCTCGACCACAAGGCCTTCGCCGGCCGCGAAGCGTTCGACGCCGCGCTGGCCGGGCTGATCGACGGCTACATGCCCGATCTCGTGGTGCTGGCCGGATTCATGCGCATCCTCACCCCCGGCTTCGTCAACCGCTACGCCGGACGGCTGATCAACATCCACCCCTCGCTGCTGCCCGCGTTCACCGGGCTGCACACCCATGAGCGGGCGCTGGCCGAAGGCGTGAAGTTCGCCGGCTGCACGGTGCATTTCGTGACCGCCGAGCTCGATCACGGGCCGATCATCGCGCAGGCGGTGGTGCCGGTGGCGGACGACGATACGCCCGAGACCCTGGCGGCGCGGGTGCTGGTCGAGGAGCATCGGCTCTACCCCGAGGCGGTACGCCTGTTCGCGCAGCGGCGCCTTGTCATCGAAGCCGGCCGCGTCCGCGTGGCGGGCGCAGCCGAACAGGGAGCATGAGTCGCTGGCGGGCCCGACTGCGCGTACGCCGCTGGTTGCTGGTGGCGTTCGTGCTGTCGCTGCTGCTGCACCTGTTCGGCATCCTGGGCGATACGCTCTATCTGCTGGCCGACAGCAGCGCCGTCAAGGGTGAGGCAACACCGCTGCGCAAGCCCACGCAGCAGCTGGCCGACACCTCGTTCGACAACCTGCTGCTGCCCCCCGAACTGCAAGGCGTGACCCCGGCCGGGGAACTGAGCATCGCGTTGGGCATGCCGCCACCCCGATCGACGCGTCGCGCCCCCACTCCCTCGCCAACGTCGGCACCGCCCGCTGCCACGCCCGCACCATCGCCCGTACCGGTGCACGCCCCGACACCGACCCCGCACGCCATGCCGGTGGCCCCGACGCCGCTGCCCGCCGCCAACCTGTCGGCCTCGCAGCCGCCCATGACGACGGCAGCCTCCGCCCCCACGCCCGTCCCGGCCTCACCTGCCGCGGCCAGCCCCGCTCCGACACCGGCGGGCGCTCCAGCCCAGAGCCTGGGCAGATCGTTTCCACGCCACGCCCAGATCGTCTACCTGTATGGCCCCATTCCGGCAAAGCTGACCTGGCGGGTCGAGCGCGGACGCTACGAGGTCAAGTTGCAAGGCTCGCTGCTGGGCCGCAAACGCGAGCTGCACAGCGTGGGACTGGTCACCCGCGACGGGGTGCGCCCGGAACGCTACAGCGAATACCGTGATGACGCGTTGCGCAGCGAAACGGTCTTCGACTGGCAGGCCCTCAGCGCCACCATCAATGACAACGGCAATGTGAAGACGGCACCGCTCAAGCCAGGCGACCAGGACGTGTTCTCCGCCGCGTTCCAGCTTGCCCTGCAGGGCAACCGCCTCGACCGGCCGACCTTCTCGCTGTTCACCGGGCGCAAGCACTATCCGGACGTCCGGTTCTCGATCCGCGGGCAGAGCACGCTGCGCCTGGGCGAGCAGCAGGTGGAGGTGCTGCTGCTGCGTGGCACCTACGAGGACCGTGTCTTCGATTTCTGGCTCGCACCGCAATGGCACAACATGCCGGTGCGCATGCAGGCCACCCTGGGCAAGGACGGCGGCAGCTACGACATCTGGGCCAGCAGCATCGAGCTGGAAGGCAAGCCGGTACTGCGCCCCGGACCGATGCCGCATGAGCGCAACCCCCATCAATCACGATGAGCACCATGATCAACACCATCCAGTACCAAGCCATCCTTGATGCGCTCGAACAGATCCTGCCGTTCACCGCGCCGGCCGACGTGTGTCTGTCGCGCTTGTTCCGCGAGCAGAAGAGGCTGGGCGCGCGCGACCGCGCCGTCGTCGCCGAGACCGTGTTCGGGCTGTTGCGCCACCTGCCGCGGCTGGAATGGC is a genomic window containing:
- a CDS encoding type II secretion system protein, whose product is MARRIRPRPRQRGTSLVELAVVLLVIGILLGGALGPLQAQWQAMHERETRVYLDAARAALLGFLLQHGRLPCPAPAGATGPEAGHEAISGMHCRHPDGALPWQALSLPRHDGWGRPLRYAVTPGFADHDSATPANLPGCTVAGPGARASFSWCTTGALTVHEAGSGAVLAPNVAAVLLSHGANGVVEDAAGEAENNDGDTLFAAGPHGSDGFDDLVSWLSPYALHEALLRAGRLP
- a CDS encoding type II secretion system protein, which gives rise to MFLRYTRQQGFTLVELATVLVIIGLILGLAFKGKDLVDGAKVKSAQAGANKVLAAMNIYAERYGRYPGDGCSAAEPPGATTPANCNEAPNGSYTAAEAALFMPLLTNTRILSHADARTPFGANWQAGVGQAGTQTQANALYLTAGAAAQVDLRYVCAMDMQYDDGDPAAGNIRSDAGSGDGPDQYRAGDDCWSNKTSMQSLNIRLLP
- the hda gene encoding DnaA regulatory inactivator Hda, whose protein sequence is MQQLVLDLQLPAPPSFEGFVRGDNAEPLFMLAEWAAGAPEPRFLYLWGEPGVGKSYLLAAAAARGPGCVIQAPEPLPDVLAPDGMLIVDDVGKLTGPQQIRLFDHYNTLREGGGRLLAAGALPPMLLPLRDDLATRLGWGLVYQLRPLSDADKAAALRRRALSLGFELADEAADYLLRHAARDLPTLNALLARANVYALSRQRPVTVPLLREVLAGSDRSA
- the purM gene encoding phosphoribosylformylglycinamidine cyclo-ligase; the encoded protein is MTPSSLSYRDAGVDIDAGDQLVENIKPFAKRTMRPEVLSGIGGFGGLIEISKKFKEPVLVSGTDGVGTKLKLAFELNRHDTVGQDLVAMSVNDILVQGAEPLFFLDYFACGKLDVNTATEVIRGIALGCELAGCALIGGETAEMPGMYPVGEYDLAGFAVGVVEKSQVITGRTITPGDAVLGLASSGAHSNGYSLIRKILHLTEADYAAGFDAGRSLADVVMAPTRIYVKPLLKLMAQLPVKGMAHITGGGITENVPRVLPDNVVAQIDAGSWAFPKLFQWLQKEGNVATAEMYRTFNCGVGMVVIVAAEQAEQAAALLAAEGETVYRLGVVRERVGDEHQTQIA
- the purN gene encoding phosphoribosylglycinamide formyltransferase, giving the protein MTNIVILISGRGSNMQAIVNAAIPEVRVAAVIANRADAAGLAWAAARGIPTAVLDHKAFAGREAFDAALAGLIDGYMPDLVVLAGFMRILTPGFVNRYAGRLINIHPSLLPAFTGLHTHERALAEGVKFAGCTVHFVTAELDHGPIIAQAVVPVADDDTPETLAARVLVEEHRLYPEAVRLFAQRRLVIEAGRVRVAGAAEQGA
- a CDS encoding DUF3108 domain-containing protein yields the protein MSRWRARLRVRRWLLVAFVLSLLLHLFGILGDTLYLLADSSAVKGEATPLRKPTQQLADTSFDNLLLPPELQGVTPAGELSIALGMPPPRSTRRAPTPSPTSAPPAATPAPSPVPVHAPTPTPHAMPVAPTPLPAANLSASQPPMTTAASAPTPVPASPAAASPAPTPAGAPAQSLGRSFPRHAQIVYLYGPIPAKLTWRVERGRYEVKLQGSLLGRKRELHSVGLVTRDGVRPERYSEYRDDALRSETVFDWQALSATINDNGNVKTAPLKPGDQDVFSAAFQLALQGNRLDRPTFSLFTGRKHYPDVRFSIRGQSTLRLGEQQVEVLLLRGTYEDRVFDFWLAPQWHNMPVRMQATLGKDGGSYDIWASSIELEGKPVLRPGPMPHERNPHQSR